A single genomic interval of Malania oleifera isolate guangnan ecotype guangnan chromosome 13, ASM2987363v1, whole genome shotgun sequence harbors:
- the LOC131146674 gene encoding uncharacterized protein LOC131146674 gives MRLAATLRVYYGISHNSLWQGWCEMNRGQDRSTTEMGCSIDQFTRLKPLVFIGSADPIRVENLIQKIEKNLDVLNCTEKQKVTFATFKLSREVERWWVSVKKMEEHQPIPVAMMWARFRKLFFELYFLATVRNAKMEEFMSLKQELLIVQQYIARFQELSRFTPFMISDKAMKASKFWRGLRKEIWIQTAILQLWDFATLVDKTL, from the coding sequence ATGAGGCTAGCAGCGACTCTACGAGTGTATTACGGGATTTCACACAACAGCTTATGGCAGGGGTGGTGTGAAATGAATAGGGGGCAGGACCGTTCCACAActgagatgggatgctccattgatcaATTCACTAGACTGAAGCCTTTAGTTTTCATAGGAAGTGCAGATCCAATTCGAGTTGAGAATTTGATCCAAAAGATCGAGAAGAACCTAGATGTTCTGAACTGCACAGAAAAGCAGAAGGTAACCTTTGCCACGTTTAAGTTGTCAAGGGAGGTAGAAAGATGGTGGGTGTCAGTAAAGAAGATGGAAGAGCACCAACCGATACCAGTAGCGATGATGTGGGCCCGTTTTAGAAAATTATTCTTTGAACTGTACTTTCTTGCCACGGTCAGAaacgcgaagatggaggaattcatgagccTGAAGCAGGAGTTGTTGATAGTGCAGCAGTACATTGCTAGATTCCAGGAGCTATCCCGATTTACTCCATTCATGATATCGGATAAGGCGATGAAGGCCTCGAAGTTTTggaggggtctgaggaaggagatATGGATACAGACAGCGATCTTGCAGTTATGGGACTTTGCTACACTGGTAGATAAAAcactatag